A window of Rhododendron vialii isolate Sample 1 chromosome 13a, ASM3025357v1 contains these coding sequences:
- the LOC131314020 gene encoding uncharacterized protein LOC131314020: MGFGPAFNGDFPESLYPFYPLAKEALPFDFITTDWTAYPKDIPNRLWHKPDKQYVQWVNLMAAVKEGLWKEVGIYEALMLNCHLIDMDKALCSFFTGLRPHEVRADCFVSQKTPSFIYLKSAQLAYSNFLKCFAGEKGEEVIEEEHVALFIYWLNKCIFCVSSSRITKEFTDIAKALASGQKLALAPLVLAHLYRGMQELLTNKFAFAPGLIWIVTLWLWSYFPTLAPKMNKNPTHACYGRHYMGQELQLRDFNSCFTYFYLELTTLGKGYMPFEREIVPLWLKNPAGEPGEDFDEHKEVWASFFILRDLLYGMGMSSANNRCGTEYYNAAQFARQFGLMQLIPIPPYLSCNKDFIDRVIVPEKTVETIRNQFAKDEATFQLRPYLERPEKSLRFEKWWAAYVNKYFDKDLDEVLAKITPVAIIVKDVDLVKKKTSRSKGPSPSASLKRKGAQEVIKPKPVGTPQKKRLKKLSDKRPTTEKTAAIAGRTRSSTKTSSPEQVNLSAKPTSEGSRINLEHEASSRTPEKSKASPINLDPTPIQKEEIVEEAADEDIEDFFKTAASLVQVSLSGIS; encoded by the exons ATGGGGTTTGGCCCCGCCTTCAATGGTGACTTCCCGGAGTCactctacccattctaccctcTTGCCAAAGAAGCCTTGCCATTCGATTTCATCACTACCGATTGGACCGCATATCCAAAGGACATCCCAAATCGGCTTTGGCACAAGCCTGACAAGCAGTACGTTCAATGGGTCAATCTCATGGCGGCCGTGAAGGAGGGACTGTGGAAGGAGGTAGGGATCTACGAAGCCCTCATGCTCAACTGTCATCTCATCGACATGGACAAAGCCCT ATGTTCCTTTTTCACCGGCCTTCGCCCCCACGAGGTTAGGGCCGATTGCTTTGTTTCACAGAAAACCCCATCTTTCATATACCTTAAATCGGCCCAATTGGCCTACTCTAACTTCTTGAAATGCTTCGCTGGTGAAAAAGGAGAGGAAGTCATCGAAGAGGAACACGTGGCTCTCTTTATTTACTGGCTGAACAAATGTATCTTTTGTGTTTCTTCGAGTAGAATTACCAAGGAATTCACTGATATTGCTAAGGCCTTGGCTTCGGGCCAGAAATTGGCCCTAGCCCCGCTAGTCCTTGCACATTTATACCGTGGCATGCAGGAGCTGTTAACAAACAAATTTGCCTTTGCCCCCGGCCTTATTTGGATTGTCACCCTTTGGCTGTGGTCGTATTTCCCCACGTTGGCCCCAAAAATGAACAAGAACCCCACACATGCATGTTACGGCCGTCACTACATGGGTCAAGAACTCCAATTACGCGATTTTAACTCCTGCTTCACCTACTTTTACCTTGAACTAACCACTTTGGGCAAGGGCTATATGCCATTTGAAAGGGAAATAGTACCTCTTTGGCTGAAAAACCCCGCCGGAGAGCCTGGAGAGGACTTTGATGAGCACAAGGAGGTCTGGGCCAGCTTCTTTATTTTGAGAGATTTGTTATATGGCATGGGTATGTCCTCGGCCAACAACAGGTGTGGGACGGAGTACTACAACGCTGCCCAATTTGCTCGCCAATTCGGGCTTATGCAGCTCATTCCAATTCCCCCATATCTGTCTTGCAACAAGGACTTCATTGATAGAGTCATCGTACCAGAAAAGACCGTAGAGACCATCCGGAACCAATTTGCTAAGGATGAGGCCACCTTTCAGTTAAGGCCTTACCTTGAACGCCCAGAAAAGTCTCTTAGATTTGAAAAGTGGTGGGCAGCATATGTGAACAAATACTTTGACAAAGACCTAGATGAGGTTTTGGCAAAAATTACCCCTGTTGCTATAATTGTTAAAGATGTTGATCTAGTCAAGAAGAAAACCTCTCGCTCTAAGGGTCCCTCTCCATCCGCAAGCTTGAAAAGGAAAG GTGCACAAGAAGTTATCAAACCTAAACCAGTGGGAACCCCACAGAAGAAAAGGCTCAAGAAGCTATCTGACAAGAGACCAACAACT GAGAAGACTGCTGCCATTGCTGGTAGGACCCGAAGCAGCACCAAGACTAGCTCCCCTGAACAGGTTAATCTTTCTGCCAAG CCTACCTCGGAAGGCTCTCGAATCAACCTTGAGCATGAGGCTTCATCCCGAACCCCTGAGAAATCCAAGGCTTCTCCAATCAATCTTGACCCAACACCTATCCAAAAAGAAGAGATTGTTGAAGAGGCAGCTGACGAGGACATCGAGGATTTCTTCAAAACTGCTGCTAGCCTCGTACAAGTGTCCCTCTCGGGCATTTCTTGA
- the LOC131314021 gene encoding uncharacterized protein LOC131314021 yields MSATDYQAIVKPWPFRGWALDIIGMIYPPSSKQHKFIMVATDYFTKWAEAIPLKFVDQQDVIKVMKERIIHRFGIPEHFVADRGSVFFGAQVWAFTSQFNIQLSHSTPYYAQGNGQAESTNKTLIGIIEKMVEENPRVWHELLSDAL; encoded by the coding sequence ATGTCTGCAACTGATTATCAAGCCATAGTAAAGCCTTGGCCTTTTAGAGGCTGGGCTTTGGATATAATTGGGATGATTTATCCCCCTTCATCGAAACAACACAAGTTCATCATGGTAGCCACAGATTACTTTACAAAATGGGCAGAGGCCATTCCATTAAAATTTGTGGATCAACAGGATGTGATCAAAGTTATGAAGGAGAGAATTATTCATAGGTTTGGAATACCGGAGCACTTTGTGGCGGACAGAGGCTCAGTGTTCTTTGGAGCACAAGTTTGGGCCTTTACTAGCCAATTCAATATACAGCTCTCTCACTCAACCCCCTATTATGCACAAGGGAATGGCCAGGCTGAGTCAACCAATAAGACCTTGATTGGGATTATTGAGAAGATGGTAGAAGAAAATCCAAGGGTTTGGCATGAGCTCCTTTCTGATGCATTATGA